The Candidatus Defluviibacterium haderslevense DNA window CTTATTCTGGAAAGTATCAACCATTTTTATTTTTAACAAAATCAAACAAATTTATCATGGGATCAGAAGTTATTATCATGCCAATACTACTCTTAGTAATATTTGGGGTTTTCTATTTGTTTATTTCATCAAGGCATAAAGAGAGAATAGCCTTGATTGAAAAAGGTGCTGATGCATCTATCTTTTATTCTAGCACAAAAGCTAATTCAGAGCGAATTACCCCATTGTGGAAAATATTTATCATCAATATTGCACTGTTATTTATGGCTATTGGGTTGGGTATATTTTTAGCCTCATTTCTACATTATTCTTTAGGGGTGGATGATGATGTTGCCTTTCCTGGTACAATATTTCTATTATCTGGATGTGGTCTTTTCATTGGATTTACAATGACCAAAAAGTTAAGTTGATAACTTAACGAAATTTAAGTAAAAGACTTTTGAAGCAAAAGTTTTTCAATTAAATACATCGCGTAATGAATCATACTACTGTTCATTGAGGCGATGTATTTTTTTTGTTAAAATCAAATATTACTTAACTATGGTTACGTTTCCTTTTTTATGATATTCCATATTTTCAAAACATTGAAACTTGACATAATAGCCAAAAACATCTGGACCTAAGCGATCACCATTATAAGTTCCATCCCATCCAGGTTCTTGCTGCTTGCTTCGAAATACTTCCTGTCCCCATCTATTGTAAATGAACAATTCCATTTTTGTTATAAAATTGCTCCGCACCATAAAGGTGGCGTTATGAGGATCTCCATTTGGACTAAAAGCATTAGGAATGAAGACTGATTCTTCACAAGTTTTAACCATGACCGTAACACTAGCAGTTGCAGTACAACCGGCCTCATCCGTTACTGTAACGGTATAAGTTGTTGTCTCGTTTGGCATGGCTATCGGATTGTAAATCGTTTTATCAGAAAGGGATTGTTCAGGTGCCCAATTATATTTGTACCCAGGTTTTTGTACTGTAGTTAATTGAGTTTTAGCTCCAGGAACAATCATAACAGGATCAGCAGTTGCAAATATATCTTTCGATGGGTCGTTAACCAATATAGTATGTGAAAGCGTCCATTCACAACCTAAACCATTTGATATTTTAACAGTATATGTCGTATTAATACTCGGACTAACTTTAATGATGGGACCATTTGTAGGACCAAGTATTTTTTCTTTAGGTTCCCAATCATAGGTATAAGTAAAGCCTGACGAATTGATAACCATAATCATACCGGTATCACCTAAACAAATAATTTGTGGACCTTCCAGGGTCGATTTTAACTCAAATAAAGTGACGTGTACCGTATCTCTGCTTTCACATTCACTGGTGTCAACGGCCTTAACTACATAAATAGTCGTTGACTTAGGTTCTACAATGACTACTGGCCCTGCTCCAATTGGTTTTCCTTCCTGATCACACCATTGATATTTGATATTGTTAAAGTTCGAAGTCGCTGTTAAAGTTATTTTTGATATTTGACATAAAATAGTATCTGGATTAACTGTTAAACCAATTTCATCAGGTACAAATACTATGATACTATCTTTTTTAGAGCAACCCGGGAATCGAGGATCAGACACATCCACATAGTAAATTGTTGTTTTGTTAACTGTTGCAGTCGGGTTATATGATTTAGGATCATCTAATCCATCTATTGGTGTCCAATTATAAGAATAATTTGGATTTCCACCTTCATTTAATTTTACAGGCATTCCATGACAAGCCGTAATTTTATCCTTGAGGCTAATATTTATTTCAGCGACGGTAATTTCTTTCATAGCAGATTTGATGCAAATACTGTCGATAGTAAGCATAATTTTGTACACCCCGGATTTTTCATAAGTATAACTTGTCATCGCCTGTGTAGACTTACCTTTACCATCTCCAAAGTCCCATACCAATTTTCTATTTCCGGAAGTTTTTACCTTGACCGTTAGACTGCCACAGTCATATTCTATTGAAAAATCTGGATCCGGAGGTGTCACTGCTGTAATTACTATTGAATCTGAAAGAATGCAATTGAATTGATTTCTAGCTGTGAATCTCAATACATACCTACCAGGTGTTGGACAATAAATGATTGGTTTCAAAGAGTTGCCACCACGAATGATAATTGGATCAATGTCCCAGGCAATTACAATTTGGTCATTGGGATCAGAATTACGAATTTCAACTTCAAAAGTATCTAATGCACAAATGGTCAACTCTCTATTATAAATTAAATTGAGACTATGATCTATGAGCTGTATTGCTTTAATAATTTTACATTGAGAATTATTACCTGCTCTAACATAAACGGTCGTGTTGCCTTTAATTGTTGTAATTAATGTATCCTTAGTTGATAATATTGGATTAAAATTACTATTTAATGACCATTCAAATTGTTTTGTAGAATCAGATGATGCAACAAGAATTATTTTTCCATCACAAGTTGTAGTATCTCCTACTACTTTGATATTTACTAGATTGCGAACATGCACAGTTATCTCAAGTTCGACACTACACAAGCCATCTGTTATAGTGACTTTATAGGTTGTCGTTGTTTTTGGACTTGCGATCGGATTACTTGGAATAGTTAAATCTAAATCGGTGGTTGGACTCCAAGTATATGTAAATCTGGGATCCGGGTTCTTAACTAATTTTATAGAATTACCTAGACAAATGGTAGTATCATTACCAATAAGCTTCACATCAATTTGCTTAACTGTAATGTTTTTACTAATTGTTGCAGTACACCCATTATCATCTGTAACAGTTAATTTAATAGTTATCTGATCATCTCCAGTTAAATTAAATACTGGATTTTTTTGATTTGAACTCAAATTATGGATACTGCCATTCAAGGTATAATTATAACTTACAATAGTGCCGTTTGCTTTTGATTGATCACTAATTTCAATCGATAAACCACTCGCACAATTTACTTTATAAGTAAAATCTGCCTTTAATCCTGGATCAATTATAGTAATAATTTCTCTGGCAGTATCGGTACAAGAACCATCAGTTATAATAAAAACAATTTCATAAGTACCTTTATTTGGGAAGACGATATTAGGATTTTCCAATGTAGATTTTAATTGGGTTCTCGGCCAATCAAAATACCATTCAAATGAGGTTCCATTTGTGCTTGTGTTTTTAAAAGATTGATTTAGCCCAGAACATTTATCCGTAGTTCGTTCAAATGATGCAATGGGTCTGACACCACATGGCACGATGTTCATTTCAAAATCTCTTTTTGTAGATGATAGCAGCTTTCCATTTCTATATTCACTGACGCATATACCTACTAGAAATTGCCCTAATGTATTTGGAACTGCAGTCAATTTTCCAGTGCGTGAATCAATTCTTAAGGGTACACCACCCGAATTTCCATTTAGTAAATCATCTATTGAATATGGTGATCGCCAATTAATGGAATCATAAGGAGGATTATCTGGTATTCCTTGGGGATTAGGTTTGGTTTTACCTAGATTTGGTCTGCATAAGGAATAAACTAAAGAATCACCATCAATATCAATAGCGCTGTGGTCAAATTCAAAGTTTTTATTTGCACATGCATAAATAGGAGGAAAGTTTCCAAAAACTGGATTAGAATTACAGACTTGCATATCTGAAGCTGTTATATTCAATGAATAAGTAGCACCGGTTTCTAAAGGGTCTATAATATTTTGAAGCGAAACGTTTCTACAACATCTTTGGTATGCAATGATATAACCACGTTCATCAAAAGGCAAATGAATAATTTTTTTATAAACAGATTGATGAACACATACTTCATAATTTTTTCCAAAACAAACATTATCGATTTGTTCATTCAAGGTGTCATCTTTAGAAAATACCATATTAAAGATCCCTTCATCTTCTACACGAATTGCTCGTTGATTGTCCCCTGTAAATACACCGAAAACTGCAGGATTGTCAAAGTACACACTATCTGCACCATTTTTACAATCTCTACGAATAGTTAGTGTAATCTCGTAATTATTATGACCCAAACATTTATAATTTATTTGTCCTCCAACAATATGGGTGGCACTAATTTCTGTTGATGAAAAGCAGCAAAGTATAATTAGTGTAAAAAGATTGAATACTTTGGCTGAATTAACTTTTACTTTATGGAATAAATGATTCATAATTTTAATAAATTTAGCATTCAAAAATTTTACTCTTTAATTTCTATGATTTCAACTCTTCGCTCTTTTGAAGCATTTATGTGATAAATAGACTTAACATCATTTACTTTGTCACTGATGTTAACTGGTGCGGTAGCTTCGCCAAACGACTTTTCTGTAACTTTAAGTTGGCCAGTCTTGATATACTTTTTCAATTTTCCATTTTTATATTTAGAAAATTCATTTTTAACACTATAAATTCTTCTTTGCCCTAAAATATAATTGTATTCGCTATTGGCTAAAGGACTAGCATATCCTTTTAAGAAAATTTCATATTTTTTTCCTTTTGCCAATTCTAATTCAAGTATACCTAAAAATAAATCTAGTTTTTCTTTACCGCCTTTTACATCTTTTTCAAAGAATTTATCCATTGCTGTTACAGCACTATCTTGTTCTTGTTTATTGAATAATTTTTTG harbors:
- a CDS encoding gliding motility-associated C-terminal domain-containing protein; translated protein: MNHLFHKVKVNSAKVFNLFTLIILCCFSSTEISATHIVGGQINYKCLGHNNYEITLTIRRDCKNGADSVYFDNPAVFGVFTGDNQRAIRVEDEGIFNMVFSKDDTLNEQIDNVCFGKNYEVCVHQSVYKKIIHLPFDERGYIIAYQRCCRNVSLQNIIDPLETGATYSLNITASDMQVCNSNPVFGNFPPIYACANKNFEFDHSAIDIDGDSLVYSLCRPNLGKTKPNPQGIPDNPPYDSINWRSPYSIDDLLNGNSGGVPLRIDSRTGKLTAVPNTLGQFLVGICVSEYRNGKLLSSTKRDFEMNIVPCGVRPIASFERTTDKCSGLNQSFKNTSTNGTSFEWYFDWPRTQLKSTLENPNIVFPNKGTYEIVFIITDGSCTDTAREIITIIDPGLKADFTYKVNCASGLSIEISDQSKANGTIVSYNYTLNGSIHNLSSNQKNPVFNLTGDDQITIKLTVTDDNGCTATISKNITVKQIDVKLIGNDTTICLGNSIKLVKNPDPRFTYTWSPTTDLDLTIPSNPIASPKTTTTYKVTITDGLCSVELEITVHVRNLVNIKVVGDTTTCDGKIILVASSDSTKQFEWSLNSNFNPILSTKDTLITTIKGNTTVYVRAGNNSQCKIIKAIQLIDHSLNLIYNRELTICALDTFEVEIRNSDPNDQIVIAWDIDPIIIRGGNSLKPIIYCPTPGRYVLRFTARNQFNCILSDSIVITAVTPPDPDFSIEYDCGSLTVKVKTSGNRKLVWDFGDGKGKSTQAMTSYTYEKSGVYKIMLTIDSICIKSAMKEITVAEINISLKDKITACHGMPVKLNEGGNPNYSYNWTPIDGLDDPKSYNPTATVNKTTIYYVDVSDPRFPGCSKKDSIIVFVPDEIGLTVNPDTILCQISKITLTATSNFNNIKYQWCDQEGKPIGAGPVVIVEPKSTTIYVVKAVDTSECESRDTVHVTLFELKSTLEGPQIICLGDTGMIMVINSSGFTYTYDWEPKEKILGPTNGPIIKVSPSINTTYTVKISNGLGCEWTLSHTILVNDPSKDIFATADPVMIVPGAKTQLTTVQKPGYKYNWAPEQSLSDKTIYNPIAMPNETTTYTVTVTDEAGCTATASVTVMVKTCEESVFIPNAFSPNGDPHNATFMVRSNFITKMELFIYNRWGQEVFRSKQQEPGWDGTYNGDRLGPDVFGYYVKFQCFENMEYHKKGNVTIVK